One segment of Zhihengliuella halotolerans DNA contains the following:
- a CDS encoding DEAD/DEAH box helicase, with amino-acid sequence MTDALFSVGETMPPAYPDRAARGAAPKLRQWQQEALELYFSRGPQDFLAVATPGAGKTTFALRVARMLVDAGVVNRITVVAPTDHLKRQWADAAARIGISLDPNFKNSDGRHGAGYIGVAVTYAQVASKPLLHRAKTEAARTLVILDEIHHGGDDLSWGDGIREAFEPATRRLALTGTPFRSDTSPIPFVQYEEDAEGIRRSKADYTYGYGEALKDNVVRPVVFMAYSGQMRWRTSAGEEMEANLGEGFTKDITAHAWRTALNPEGEWIPAVLAAADRRLTEVRRTIPDAGGLVIASDHESARAYAAQLEKITGEKATVILSDDPKASSRIEEFSEDGSRWMVAVRMVSEGVDVPRLAVGVYATSTSTPLFFAQAVGRFVRSRKRGEVASVFLPSVPLLMALANEMEIERDHALDRPEKHVDDPDFIPEEGLLDEANREEKASNELNKQKFEALDSNASFDRVLFDGGEFGMGGQIGSEEEQDFLGIPGLLDADQVGALLRQRQQEQVTRRRDRGVPANEHVVDHRQLMDLRQELAKNVSAWAARTGTAHGSIHNKLREVCGGPPVAQASAEQLQTRIKRLQGWFVGRK; translated from the coding sequence GTGACTGATGCCCTCTTTTCCGTGGGCGAAACCATGCCGCCCGCCTACCCGGACCGGGCGGCCCGGGGCGCGGCGCCCAAACTGCGCCAGTGGCAGCAGGAGGCGCTCGAGCTCTACTTCTCGCGTGGCCCGCAGGACTTCCTGGCGGTCGCCACGCCCGGCGCCGGTAAGACGACGTTCGCCCTGCGCGTGGCACGGATGCTGGTGGACGCCGGCGTCGTCAACCGCATCACCGTGGTGGCCCCGACCGACCACCTGAAACGGCAGTGGGCCGACGCGGCGGCCCGGATCGGGATCTCGCTCGACCCCAACTTCAAGAACTCCGACGGCCGGCACGGCGCGGGGTACATCGGTGTCGCCGTCACCTACGCGCAGGTCGCGTCGAAGCCGCTGCTGCACCGCGCGAAGACCGAGGCGGCCCGGACCCTCGTCATCCTCGACGAGATCCACCACGGCGGCGACGACTTGAGCTGGGGTGACGGAATCCGCGAGGCCTTCGAGCCTGCAACGCGCCGCCTGGCGCTGACCGGTACGCCGTTCCGCTCGGACACCTCGCCGATCCCGTTCGTGCAGTACGAGGAGGACGCCGAGGGCATCCGCCGCTCGAAGGCCGACTACACCTACGGCTACGGTGAGGCGCTCAAGGACAACGTCGTGCGCCCCGTGGTCTTCATGGCGTACTCCGGCCAGATGCGCTGGCGTACCAGCGCGGGCGAGGAGATGGAGGCGAACCTCGGCGAGGGTTTCACGAAGGACATCACCGCGCACGCGTGGCGGACCGCACTGAACCCCGAGGGCGAATGGATCCCCGCCGTGCTCGCGGCGGCCGACCGCCGGTTGACCGAGGTCCGGCGCACCATTCCGGATGCCGGCGGCCTCGTCATCGCCAGCGACCACGAGAGTGCCCGCGCCTACGCGGCGCAGCTGGAGAAGATTACCGGCGAGAAGGCCACCGTGATCCTCTCCGACGATCCCAAGGCGTCGAGCAGGATCGAGGAATTCTCCGAGGACGGCTCCCGCTGGATGGTCGCGGTGCGTATGGTTTCCGAAGGCGTCGACGTCCCGCGTCTGGCCGTCGGCGTCTACGCGACGAGCACCTCCACACCGCTGTTCTTCGCGCAGGCCGTCGGCCGTTTCGTGCGCTCCCGCAAGCGCGGCGAGGTCGCCAGCGTTTTCCTGCCCTCCGTCCCGCTGCTCATGGCGCTCGCCAACGAGATGGAGATTGAGCGGGATCACGCCCTCGACCGTCCGGAGAAGCACGTCGACGACCCGGACTTCATCCCGGAGGAGGGGCTCCTCGACGAGGCCAACCGCGAGGAGAAGGCCTCCAACGAACTGAACAAGCAGAAGTTCGAGGCGCTCGATTCCAACGCGTCGTTCGACCGCGTGCTCTTCGACGGCGGTGAGTTCGGGATGGGCGGCCAGATCGGTTCCGAGGAGGAGCAGGACTTCCTCGGCATCCCGGGCCTGCTCGACGCCGACCAGGTGGGCGCGCTGCTGCGCCAGCGCCAGCAGGAGCAGGTCACCCGCCGCCGCGATCGGGGCGTACCGGCGAACGAGCACGTCGTCGACCACCGCCAGCTCATGGATCTGCGCCAAGAACTGGCCAAGAACGTTTCCGCGTGGGCGGCGCGCACCGGCACGGCCCACGGGTCGATCCACAACAAGCTGCGCGAGGTCTGCGGCGGTCCGCCCGTTGCGCAGGCCAGCGCCGAGCAGTTGCAGACCCGCATCAAGCGCCTGCAGGGTTGGTTCGTCGGGCGGAAGTAG